The sequence tgcgatcaagcgacagctaagcttgttgggcagtgtggactgatgactgacgaactttatgactaatattattttccaggcacttttaatatttattctcgttatgttggagaggagagaggcttaccaagatcccacgacccgaatacgacgtagcttatgccggcaaatggtgcctgaatatcggacgcctctccctcggcccaagtccttgtcaggactcgggaaataatatgcccacgtaacacaAGCCTTTTCCTCCTTTACCGCGACCAGTCATAATTCACTATTTTCTACTATTAACACACTGCACGAAACGAAAGTCACTGAAGAACTAATTCCTTATTTTCGACTAACTCTTTTCTATACCAAAACCCCAGAAACACGAGCGAGTCCGAACGATATGTGCGTCCCGCTCTTCGCTCTCCGCTCTCTGTTCGACAAATGAGATGGCCTCTTCTTCCCTCTCTTTTCAACCCTCCTCGTTTTGCTATATAAGTAGGTTGCAAATGCAGCTAACGTTTATTGTGTTTTGAAACGTGAAGTGAACGTGAACAGCAGTGAACTCGAAAATGGCCCGTACCAAGCAAACCGCTCGGTAATCGACTGGTGGCAAGGCGCCACGCAAACAACTGGCTACTAAGGCCGCTCGCAAGAACGCCCCAGCCACCGGAGGCGTGAAGAAGCCCCATCGGTATCGCCCTGGAACGGTTGCCCTGCGTGAGATCCGTCGATACCAGAAGAGTACCGAGCTCCTGATCCGCAAGCTGCCTTTCCAGCGTCTGGTGCGTGAAATCGCTCAGGACTGACCTGCGATTCCAGAGCTCGGCGGTGATGGCTCTGCAGGAAGCTAGCGAGGCCTATCTGGTTGGCCTCTTTGAAGATACCAACTTGTGCGCCATTCATGCCAAGCGTGTCACCATCATGCCCAAAGACATCCAGTTGGCCCGTCGCATTCGCGGCGAGCGTGCTTAATTGGCTGCCAATGCGCTAACATACTTTGTACAAATCGGTCCTTTTCAGGACCACAAATTTCAATCAATGAGATACTAATTTTTATCTGCAGGCTTCAaccttaaaataaagaaattaactATTCGTCCCGTTCCTTCGTAAGtgaaattattaattgtttgTAACTTTTAGtgatttgataaaattaatatatagTCGGAAATCGTCGTTCGATTAGGATTGGGTGGGGTTTTTAATGTGATGGAGCTGCTATGCGGCAAGAATGGTCAAGACTTTCAAGCATCAgacaaaaactaaaaaatattacatgCGCGATGAACAAAAATTAGCTAGGCTAATGAATCTATTTgcttaataaaacaaaaacagaataaaaaatacattttttatattgtCTTTTTAATGCTAAGTGCAACCTCCacgatatttatatatatgggtcacaaaataaactgttaataaatacatatattcctgaaattatatatcgtattttgtaatatcagatttatttaatagaataGATTAAATTTGATTGTtgtacttttaattttatcacgtttttgaaaaaattgcATTATTAATGTCGGCATGTTTTTAGAACGAGAGGGTTTTGTGGGACAACCACGATCAACATTAGACATTTAGGCACCAACAAAAATtcgaaaaacttttaaacGCTATCTGAAAATAAATCATATGCGTTAATGAATGCataatgttttataaaaaacaagaaaaatattattaagtatacttttgacatttttttcttaaatattaactCGAGTGCGGCCTCAATTGGATTCATATATCAAACacaaattagcaaaatttgtaaaaactgtTTATAAACATGCATCCAAAGCTGAATTGTCTTAAGCAAAGACATGATATATCTAAGAAAACATcatataaatacaatattttaaaatatttgtatttttaacaGTCAGAAAACGATTGCCGAACGTAGCCTGATAGCCAACTTTGTACGTAGCCAAGGGACAACTTGGAACATGTAATAAAATACCTAAACTAAAgataagtaaatttaattgtagtacttatttaagtaaaaggttcaaatttattttttcattagcaagttacaaaatatttctaagaaatcatattttaaaatgggtttttaaaaaaattggatCTTAAgcactaaaaacaagaaaatatgtcTGCACTTCAAACAAACATTAGCAGAGCAAATGCCTGATGCCAGACGCACAGTTAAAGTGCTCTTCTCCTCGATTCTCATCCGAACGAAGGAGGTTGGCAATAAGCGCGCGGGCCATTTTCTATACGAAAAAGTGTATTTTAGTGAAGAAAAATGTCTGAATCTGCAGTTGCAACGGCCGCTTCCCCAGTGGCTGCCCCGTCAGCGCCAGTTGAGAAGAAGGTGGCCACCAAAAAGGCATCTGGATCCGCTGCCCCAAAGGTGAAAAAGGCTGCTGCCCCGCCACCGCATCCGCCAACTCAACAAAAGGTGGACGCATCCATCAAGAATTTGAAGGAACGTGGCGGCTCATCGCTTTTGGCAATCAAGAAATACATCACTGCCACCTATAAATGCGATGCCCAGAAGCTTGCTCCATTCATCAAGAAATACTTGAAATCGGCCGTGGTAAATGGAAAGCTGATCCAAACAAGGGGAAATGGGGCGTCTGGCTCATTTAAACTGTCGGCCTCCGCCAAGAAGGATCCGAAGCCGAAGCCTGCGTCTGCTGAGAAGAAGGTGACAAGCAAGAAGGTAGCCGTCAAGAAGACCGGATCCACCGCTTCCACAAGAAGCCCAAGGCTAAGAAGGCTGTTGCCACCAAAAAGACCGCAGAGAAGAAGAAAACCGAGAAGGCGAAGGCCAAGGATGCCAAGAAAACTGGAACCGTAAAGGCGAAGCCAGCAGCAGCGAAGGCCAAGTCGACCGCAGCGAAGGCAAAGGCGGCGAAAGCACCAAAGGCCAAGCCAGCGGCGTCTGTTAAGCCTAAAAAGGCTGTGAAGAAAGCAGCTGCTCCTGCTACTGCTAAAAAGCCGAAAGCCAAAACTACGGCGGCCAAGAAGTAAATTGTGCAAAAGTACAGTACCTGGTACCTGCTCGCAATCGCTATTTTAGATTTCGAAATCTGAAATTAGTTTAAATAAGCCCTTTTCAGGGCTACAACGTTCGTGAACAAGAGAAAGGAACtttcaatttaaaacttaGTACATTTCACTTGTCCAATTATCTTGTTAGGCCGTTAGCATTTTTTTCACATAAGTGTGGCTGCATTGATTTTAGCAGCTGTACCAGAGAATCTTAAAATGCAAGTCACAGAATGTTCGTGGACTAGCATTGCAGAAATTCGTTATCAATAGATGACCATGATTTAATAACTATACTATAAAGCTCCAGAATAAGttctttagaaaaaaaaaactcaaattGAACTTATATCACGAATTTGATTGGCAAATGGTATATTGAAAATGAAGTTCCTTTGGTAAAATGTGTTGTGGCCCTGAAAAGGGCCGTTTTGGATCTTTCTCCCCATACGCAGCAAGAGTAAATTACTTGGAGCTGGTGTACTTGGTGACAGCCTTGGTTCCCTCACTGACGGCGTGCTTGGCCAACTCTCCGGGCAGGAGCAGGCGAACAGCCGTTTGGATCTCCCGACTGGTTATGGTCGAGCGCTTGTTGTAGTGAGCCAGACGAGACGCCTCTGCAGCAATGCGCTCGAAGATATCATTCACAAAGCTGTTCATGATGCTCATCGCCTTCGACGAAATACCGGTGTCAGGGTGGACCTGCTTCAGGACCTTGTAAATGTAGATGGCGTAGCTTTCTTTCCTCTTGCGCTTCTTCTTCTTATCGGTCTTGGTGATGTTCTTCTGGGCTTTGCCAGCCTTCTTGGGGTCTAAGGCACCCACCCCTAAATGAACGCGCAGGCAGACGCAAAAGTATAAATATGTGGCTACCCGGGGCTCGTCGAGCATTCGTTTTCAGTGTGTAAAGTGAACTAAGTGAAATACTCGTAAAGAAAAATGTCTGGTCGTGGAAAAGGTGGCAAAGTGAAGGGAAAGGCAAAGTCGCGCTCTAACCGTGCCGGTCTTCAGTTCCCAGTGGGCCGTATTCACCGTTTGCTCCGCAAGGGCAACTATGCCGAGCGAGTTGGGGCCGGCGCTCCAGTTTACCTGGCTGCTGTGATGGAATATCTGGCCGCTGAGGTTCTCGAATTGGCTGGCAATGCTGCTCGTGACAACAAGAAGACTAGGATTATTCCTCGTCATCTGCAGCTGGCCATCCGCAACGACGAGGAGTTGAACAAACTGCTCTCCGGCGTCACCATTGCCCAGGGTGGAGTGTTGCCCAACATCCAGGCTGTTCTGTTGCCCAAGAAGACCGTGAAGAAGGCTTAAACGTTTTAAATGCGGAGCCAATTACATACTTgtacataaaaaacaaacccAACCGTCCTTTTCAGGACGACCAAGTTTTTACCAAAGAAGTAAAGATTTTCCAATACGTATAtcatattattaaaacaagaaaatacgtTGAAATATCGATTGGGAAACAGAAGTAGGTTTTGTATATGCGTTGGTCCTATAGCACTTGGTCAGATATAAGATCTGGAATATTCTAAGAAGTTCGTCGCCAAAAAGACGCATTTCCTTTAATGCTGTATCTGCAAGCGGTACAGCTTCTACAAAACACTAACCTGAACCTCCCatttgaaatttcattttggtttAATGCAATATGTATATGCAGTATCAACTTTCGAGTTCCCGGTCAGTAGGCCAATGaatcaaaaaattttttgaattttttctcCTTCGAAAATTTGAATGCTGGTCCTGAAAAGGACCGATTGCTGAATGAAGTACAAGCTGTACTAGTTTTTTAACCGCCGAAGCCGTATAGGGTGCGGCCTTGCCTCTTCAAGGCGTACACAACATCCATGGCTGTGACAGTCTTCCTCTTGGCGTGTTCGGTGTAGGTGACGGCATCGCGGATAACGTTCTCCAAGAACACCTTCAGGACGCCACGTGTTTCCTCGTAAATGAGTCCCGAGATGCGCTTTACACCGCCGCGACGAGCCAAACGGCGGATTGCTGGCTTAGTGATACCCTGAATGTTATCCCGCAGCACTTTGCGATGACGCTTGGCGCCTCCTTTTCCCAAGCCTTTTCCTCCTTTACCGCGACCAGTCATAACTCACTATTTTCTACTGTTAACACACTGCACGAAACGAAAGTCACTGAAGAACTAATTCCTTATTTTCGACGAACTCTTATTTATACCTAAAACCCCAGAAACACGAGCGAGTCCGAACGATATGTGCGTCCCGCTCTTCGCTCTCCGCTCTCTGTTCGACAAATGAGATGCCCTCTTCTTCCCTCTCTTTTCAATCCTCCTCGTTTTGCTATATAAGTAGGTTGCAAATGCAGCTAACGTTTATTGTGTTTTGAAACGTGAAGTGAACGTGAACAGCAGTGAACTCGAAAATGGCCCGTACCAAGCAAACCGCTCGGAAATCGACTGGTGGCAAGGCGCCACGCAAACAACTGGCTACTAAGGCCGCTCGCAAGAGCGCCCCAGCCACCGGAGGCGTGAAGAAGCCCCATCGGTATCGCCCTGGAACGGTTGCCCTGCGTGAGATCCGTCGATACCAGAAGAGTACCGAGCTCCTGATCCGCAAGCTGCCTTTCCAGCGTCTGGTGCGTGAAATCGCTCAGGACTTCAAGACTGACCTGCGATTCCAGAGCTCGGCGGTGTTGGCTCTGCAGGAAGCTAGCGAGGCCTATCTGGTTGGCCTCTTTGAAGATACCAACTTGTGCGCCATTCATGCCAAGCGTGTCACCATCATGCCCAAAGACATCCAGTTGGCCCGTCGAATTCGCGGCGAGCGTGCTTAAGTGGCTGCCAATGCGCTAACATACTTTGTACAAATCGGTCCTTTTCAGGACCACAAATTTCAATCAATGAGATACTAATTTTTATCTGCAGGCTTCAaccttaaaataaagaaattaactTTTCGTCCCGTTCCTTCGTAagtaaaattattaattgtttgTAACTTTTAGtgatttgataaaattaataaatagtcGGAACTCGTCGTTCGATTAGGATTGGGTGGGGTTTTTAATGTGATGGAGCTGCTATGCGGCAAGGATGGTCAAGACTTTCAAGCATCagacaaaaactaaacaaaaattagcTAGGCTAATGAATCTATTTGcttattaaaacaaaaacagaataaaaaataaattttttacattgtctttttaaTGCTAAGTGCAACCTCCacgatatttatatatatgggtcacaaaataaactgttaataggtatatatattccagAAATTATATATCGTATTTTGTAATATcagatttatttaatagaataGATTCAATTTGACTGTtgtacttttaattttatcacgtttttgaaaaaatttcattactAATGTCGGCATGTTTTTAGAACGAGAGGGTTTTGTGGGACTACCACGATCAACATTAGACATTTAAGCACCaacaaaaaatcgaaaaacttttaaacGCTATCTGAAAATAAATCATATGCGTTAATGAATGCataatgttttataaaaaacaagaaaaatattattaagtatactttttacatatttttcttaaatattaactCGAGTGCGGCCTCAATGGGATTCATATATGAAACACAAATTagaaaaatttataaaaactgTTTATAAACATGCATCCAAAGCTGGATTGTCTTAAGCAAAGACATGATATATCTAAGAAAACATcatataaatacaatattttaaattatttatatttttaacagtCAGAAATCGATTGCCGAAAGTAGTCTGATAGCCAACTTTGTACATAGCCAAGGGACAACTTGGAACATGAATTAAAATACCTAAACTAAAgataagtaaatttaattgtagtacttatttaagtaaaaggttcaaatttattttttcattagcaagttacaaaatatttctaagaaatcatattttaaaatgggtttttaaaaaaattgctcATGTTACGAATGTCTATGTTCGGCAATAAAAGGTTGCAAAAACCAGATACTAACGTTTTGAAAACATTACCTACTTAATAGATTATTTAAGAatgtaaaacaataaaatgatTATTACATTTTAGGATCTTAAgcactaaaaacaagaaaatatgtcTGCACTTCAAACAAACATTAGCAGAGCAAATGCCTGATGCCAGACGCACAGTTAAAGTGCTCTCCTCCTCGATTCTCATCCGAACGAAGGAGGTTGGCAACAAGCGCGCGGGCCATTTTCTATACGAAAAAGTGTATTTTAGTGAAGAAAAATGTCTGAATCTGCAGTTGCAACGGCCGCTTCCCCAGTGGCTGCCCCGTCAGCGCCAGTTGAGAAGAAGGTGGCCACCAAAAAGGCATCTGGATCCGCTGCCCCAAAGGTGAAAAAGGCTGCTGCCCCGCCATCGCATCCGCCAACTCAACAAATGGTGGACGCATCCATCAAGAATTTGAAGGAACGTGGCGGCTCATCGCTTTTGGCAATCAAGAAATACATCACTGCCACCTATAAATGCGATGCCCAGAA is a genomic window of Drosophila suzukii chromosome 2L, CBGP_Dsuzu_IsoJpt1.0, whole genome shotgun sequence containing:
- the LOC139352323 gene encoding histone H4, producing MTGRGKGGKGLGKGGAKRHRKVLRDNIQGITKPAIRRLARRGGVKRISGLIYEETRGVLKVFLENVIRDAVTYTEHAKRKTVTAMDVVYALKRQGRTLYGFGG
- the LOC139352521 gene encoding histone H3-like; its protein translation is MARTKQTARKSTGGKAPRKQLATKAARKSAPATGGVKKPHRYRPGTVALREIRRYQKSTELLIRKLPFQRLVREIAQDFKTDLRFQSSAVLALQEASEAYLVGLFEDTNLCAIHAKRVTIMPKDIQLARRIRGERA
- the LOC139352211 gene encoding histone H1-like, which encodes MSESAVATAASPVAAPSAPVEKKVATKKASGSAAPKVKKAAAPPPHPPTQQKVDASIKNLKERGGSSLLAIKKYITATYKCDAQKLAPFIKKYLKSAVVNGKLIQTRGNGASGSFKLSASAKKDPKPKPASAEKKPKAKKAVATKKTAEKKKTEKAKAKDAKKTGTVKAKPAAAKAKSTAAKAKAAKAPKAKPAASVKPKKAVKKAAAPATAKKPKAKTTAAKK
- the LOC139352212 gene encoding histone H2B-like — its product is MLDEPRVATYLYFCVCLRVHLGVGALDPKKAGKAQKNITKTDKKKKRKRKESYAIYIYKVLKQVHPDTGISSKAMSIMNSFVNDIFERIAAEASRLAHYNKRSTITSREIQTAVRLLLPGELAKHAVSEGTKAVTKYTSSK
- the LOC139352213 gene encoding histone H2A-like, with translation MSGRGKGGKVKGKAKSRSNRAGLQFPVGRIHRLLRKGNYAERVGAGAPVYLAAVMEYLAAEVLELAGNAARDNKKTRIIPRHLQLAIRNDEELNKLLSGVTIAQGGVLPNIQAVLLPKKTVKKA